The following proteins come from a genomic window of Daphnia carinata strain CSIRO-1 chromosome 6, CSIRO_AGI_Dcar_HiC_V3, whole genome shotgun sequence:
- the LOC130690540 gene encoding eukaryotic translation initiation factor 2D-like isoform X1, whose protein sequence is MFNKPFRVKSNTPIKGSERQKLKAELQKCYPTITEEDLALAIPNKEEMSVMKIETHGGEIVSAHVVGKKPIVFHIRDKLYPTIYLLWILPGKLIPYFTTWHEVVPKFNNGADLMLPGFIIKEELGLRAYGRLNKGVTVAINSNTNSAAVAVGITALSSEDMYMAGRRGKGIEILHCIGDFLWQAGTKDSPPELGPPGCQPDADSKEIPPQNATTSSEEQPAESPEKKEPEELDTNHESLSEAKVSAETAVEQKNPQETMDDLLNYCFFKALRTTAKKIELPVLTSNFYRLHIVPSCPSEKTLDVKKSSYKKLSKFLDVLTKEGVIEVKEFTKGVESISAIRYDHERVRSFRVDINDKQDQLPVLEKVGEMEKYLPPVITRMYAVNAICLPLFTPTYRKGTNLTTQQIRQYLTEYVRANQLQNVTNPSQVTLDPILSDVMLKKGEIIPSLSWEELMNRIQMKLSTVYEMIFPNQTTPLIVKGELEPVEITTASRAGNKKVTLISGLETYRIDLDEFARRCQVGVAASTTITSSPAKKGQVVLVQGNQISFVGNLLIDEYGIPKQFIQGFDLKKAKSKK, encoded by the exons atgttcaATAAACCCTTTCGTGTTAAATCTAATACTCCAATAAAAGGATCGGAAAGGCAA AAATTAAAAGCAGAGCTTCAGAAATGTTATCCTACTATAACAGAAGAAGATCTAGCACTAGCAATCCCTAACAAAGAGGAGATGTCtgtaatgaaaattgaaactcaTGGAGGAGAAATCGTCAGTGCTCATGTGGTCGGCAAAaagccaattgtttttcacatcAGAGATAAACTTTACCCTACCATCTATTTATTATGGATACTTCCTGGTAAGCTTATCCCCTACTTCACAACTTGGCATGAAGTTGTCCCAAAATTCAACAATGGAGCAGATCTTATGCTGCCTGGATTTATCATCAAAGAAGAACTTGGACTCAGAGCTTATGGAAGGTTGAATAAAGGTGTCACAGTTGCTATTAACAGCAACACTAATTCAGCAGCTGTTGCTGTAGGGATCACAGCTCTCTCAAGTGAAGATATGTATATggctggaagaagaggaaaaggcATAGAAATACTACACTGCATTGGTGACTTTCTCTGGCAAGCTGGAACCAAAGATTCACCTCCTGAACTGGGGCCTCCAGGATGTCAGCCTGATGCTGACAGTAAAGAAATACCTCCCCAAAATGCAACTACTAGTAGTGAAGAACAACCAGCTGAatcaccagaaaaaaaagagccagaAGAACTAGACACAAACCATGAATCCTTGTCAGAAGCTAAGGTATCTGCAGAAACTGCAGTTGAGCAAAAGAATCCACAAGAAACTATGGATGACTTGCTCAACTACTGCTTTTTCAAAGCACTTAGAACCACTGCTAAGAAGATTGAGCTTCCTGTTCTTACTAGTAATTTCTACCGATTGCACATTGTGCCATCCTGTCCGTCAGAAAAAACACTCGACGTCAAGAAGTCTTCGTATAAAAagctttcaaagttcttaGATGTTCTGACGAAGGAGGGCGTCATTGAAGTAAAAGAATTTACTAAAGGCGTTGAAAGCATTTCTGCTATCCGTTATGATCACGAGCGTGTTCGCAGTTTCCGTGTCGATATTAATGACAAGCAAGATCAGCTACCTGTTTTGGAGAAGGTTGGAGAAATGGAAAAGTATCTTCCGCCAGTGATAACGCGGATGTATGCGGTCAACGCCATTTGTTTGCCGCTTTTCACTCCAACCTACCG GAAGGGGACAAATTTGACAACACAGCAGATCCGTCAGTACTTAACGGAATATGTCCGAGCAAACCAATTGCAAAATGTAACCAATCCAAG TCAGGTGACATTGGATCCCATTTTAAGTGACGTCATGCTTAAAAAAGGCGAAATAATTCCTTCGCTAAGCTGGGAAGAGCTAATGAACCGTATCCAAATGAAACTTTCGACCGTTTATGAAATGATTTTTCCGAACCAGACAACTCCCCTCATTGTAAAAGGAGAATTGGAGCCTGTGGAGATAACTACAGCATCGAGAGCGGGTAATAAAAAAGTCACTCTGATCTCTGGCCTAGAGACCTACAGGATTGACCTAGACGAATTTGCTCGGAG GTGCCAAGTGGGTGTGGCTGCAAGTACGACAATAACCAGTTCACCGGCTAAAAAGGGTCAAGTAGTGTTGGTTCAGGGTAACCAAATTAGTTTTGTTGGAAACCTGCTTATTGATGAATATGGAATTCCCAA gCAATTCATCCAAGGCTTCGACTTGAAGAAAgccaaaagcaaaaaatga
- the LOC130690540 gene encoding eukaryotic translation initiation factor 2D-like isoform X2: MFNKPFRVKSNTPIKGSERKKLKAELQKCYPTITEEDLALAIPNKEEMSVMKIETHGGEIVSAHVVGKKPIVFHIRDKLYPTIYLLWILPGKLIPYFTTWHEVVPKFNNGADLMLPGFIIKEELGLRAYGRLNKGVTVAINSNTNSAAVAVGITALSSEDMYMAGRRGKGIEILHCIGDFLWQAGTKDSPPELGPPGCQPDADSKEIPPQNATTSSEEQPAESPEKKEPEELDTNHESLSEAKVSAETAVEQKNPQETMDDLLNYCFFKALRTTAKKIELPVLTSNFYRLHIVPSCPSEKTLDVKKSSYKKLSKFLDVLTKEGVIEVKEFTKGVESISAIRYDHERVRSFRVDINDKQDQLPVLEKVGEMEKYLPPVITRMYAVNAICLPLFTPTYRKGTNLTTQQIRQYLTEYVRANQLQNVTNPSQVTLDPILSDVMLKKGEIIPSLSWEELMNRIQMKLSTVYEMIFPNQTTPLIVKGELEPVEITTASRAGNKKVTLISGLETYRIDLDEFARRCQVGVAASTTITSSPAKKGQVVLVQGNQISFVGNLLIDEYGIPKQFIQGFDLKKAKSKK; the protein is encoded by the exons atgttcaATAAACCCTTTCGTGTTAAATCTAATACTCCAATAAAAGGATCGGAAAG GAAGAAATTAAAAGCAGAGCTTCAGAAATGTTATCCTACTATAACAGAAGAAGATCTAGCACTAGCAATCCCTAACAAAGAGGAGATGTCtgtaatgaaaattgaaactcaTGGAGGAGAAATCGTCAGTGCTCATGTGGTCGGCAAAaagccaattgtttttcacatcAGAGATAAACTTTACCCTACCATCTATTTATTATGGATACTTCCTGGTAAGCTTATCCCCTACTTCACAACTTGGCATGAAGTTGTCCCAAAATTCAACAATGGAGCAGATCTTATGCTGCCTGGATTTATCATCAAAGAAGAACTTGGACTCAGAGCTTATGGAAGGTTGAATAAAGGTGTCACAGTTGCTATTAACAGCAACACTAATTCAGCAGCTGTTGCTGTAGGGATCACAGCTCTCTCAAGTGAAGATATGTATATggctggaagaagaggaaaaggcATAGAAATACTACACTGCATTGGTGACTTTCTCTGGCAAGCTGGAACCAAAGATTCACCTCCTGAACTGGGGCCTCCAGGATGTCAGCCTGATGCTGACAGTAAAGAAATACCTCCCCAAAATGCAACTACTAGTAGTGAAGAACAACCAGCTGAatcaccagaaaaaaaagagccagaAGAACTAGACACAAACCATGAATCCTTGTCAGAAGCTAAGGTATCTGCAGAAACTGCAGTTGAGCAAAAGAATCCACAAGAAACTATGGATGACTTGCTCAACTACTGCTTTTTCAAAGCACTTAGAACCACTGCTAAGAAGATTGAGCTTCCTGTTCTTACTAGTAATTTCTACCGATTGCACATTGTGCCATCCTGTCCGTCAGAAAAAACACTCGACGTCAAGAAGTCTTCGTATAAAAagctttcaaagttcttaGATGTTCTGACGAAGGAGGGCGTCATTGAAGTAAAAGAATTTACTAAAGGCGTTGAAAGCATTTCTGCTATCCGTTATGATCACGAGCGTGTTCGCAGTTTCCGTGTCGATATTAATGACAAGCAAGATCAGCTACCTGTTTTGGAGAAGGTTGGAGAAATGGAAAAGTATCTTCCGCCAGTGATAACGCGGATGTATGCGGTCAACGCCATTTGTTTGCCGCTTTTCACTCCAACCTACCG GAAGGGGACAAATTTGACAACACAGCAGATCCGTCAGTACTTAACGGAATATGTCCGAGCAAACCAATTGCAAAATGTAACCAATCCAAG TCAGGTGACATTGGATCCCATTTTAAGTGACGTCATGCTTAAAAAAGGCGAAATAATTCCTTCGCTAAGCTGGGAAGAGCTAATGAACCGTATCCAAATGAAACTTTCGACCGTTTATGAAATGATTTTTCCGAACCAGACAACTCCCCTCATTGTAAAAGGAGAATTGGAGCCTGTGGAGATAACTACAGCATCGAGAGCGGGTAATAAAAAAGTCACTCTGATCTCTGGCCTAGAGACCTACAGGATTGACCTAGACGAATTTGCTCGGAG GTGCCAAGTGGGTGTGGCTGCAAGTACGACAATAACCAGTTCACCGGCTAAAAAGGGTCAAGTAGTGTTGGTTCAGGGTAACCAAATTAGTTTTGTTGGAAACCTGCTTATTGATGAATATGGAATTCCCAA gCAATTCATCCAAGGCTTCGACTTGAAGAAAgccaaaagcaaaaaatga
- the LOC130690543 gene encoding uncharacterized protein LOC130690543, which yields MPKRKFSSLAGKKKITSIQKKQKQGVLTPQKATTDKEAEAERQLNVSRRETPGRAAKRKTSDMITKIIGNREEAAKDSTIGTSATIQPEGNISKEKSPTRSSRIIIKHPNENKMVLRLNRIETNIVETLRLHGVTLPDHDLQLLNRLQKSNQNNEQSNIKTVTSIDLEPKGPAILPVVSPILEQVNVVQLTEVSAQVQEKSTNEANSLNSQMNIAASVPSAVTHVILHTNMSECKNNFLENLALTQIVPTRTYSNPSNTKKTIKITLAKRDSISSQKNIESPMIEPSVPNGITATTTAPISAPSTNALSNLSNKTTQGNTRLVSNVKIISLPPEDLQNLQNNKLHIQYLASKKDPCPQEVSLLSKLRLIQTKILSTGKPVKPIRGQRVQGIPFSTDAFMYIVQNGTHQSVTDTRKTTKKVVASVPTTELTSPATTENRSNSSINIPQVKNSVVGKLLELATSNNCDYILPDAEKTVCNRNSCILQIARLKSELNQKSIALESCNSELANLRAELNKANEYVSNLRAQLEENTHTLCSYLAASSHINYE from the exons ATGCCAAAACGGAAATTCTCATCATTGgctgggaagaagaaaataacatcTATACAGAAGAAGCAAAAGCAAGGTGTTCTTACCCCCCAAAAAGCTACCACAGATAAAGAAGCTGAAGCAGAAAGACAACTAAATGTTAGCCGACGAGAAACACCGGGACGGGccgctaaaagaaaaactagtgATATGATAACAAAAATTATTGGAAATCGGGAAGAAGCAGCAAAGGATTCTACAATAGGAACATCTGCTACCATACAACCAGAAGGAAATAtctccaaagaaaaaagcccTACAAGGTCTTCAAGGATTATTATTAAACACCctaacgaaaacaaa atgGTTCTTAGATTAAACCGAATTGAAACGAACATCGTTGAGACGCTTCGTCTACATGGTGTTACACTACCTGATCATGACTTACAGTTGTTGAACCGTCtgcaaaaatcaaaccaaaataATGAACAGTCAAATATCAAGACTGTCACTTCCATCGATCTTGAACCCAAAGGCCCTGCTATTTTACCAGTCGTTTCGCCAATACTTGAACAAGTAAACGTGGTGCAGCTGACTGAGGTTTCTGCAcaagttcaggaaaaatcgacCAATGAAGCTAATTCTTTGAACTCTCAAATGAATATAGCAGCATCGGTTCCATCGGCTGTTACTCACGTCATCCTTCATACAAACATGAGTGAGtgtaaaaacaatttcctGGAAAATTTGGCGCTTACCCAAATCGTGCCAACTCGTACATATTCGAATCCgtcaaacacgaaaaaaaccATCAAAATCACCCTAGCCAAGAGAGACAGCATTTCTTCTCAAAAGAATATCGAATCTCCCATGATCGAACCTTCCGTCCCCAATGGAATAACCGCCACCACTACTGCGCCCATTTCAGCTCCAAGCACAAATGCATTAAGTAACCTTTCTAACAAAACTACACAAGGAAATACCCGACTCGTGTCCAACGTGAAGATCATCAGTTTACCCCCTGAAGATCTACAG AATCTGCAAAATAACAAGTTACATATCCAGTATCTTGCGTCCAAAAAGGATCCTTGCCCTCAGGAAGTTTCTCTTTTGAGTAAACTTCGATTAATTCAAACTAAAATTTTGTCTACGGGGAAACCAGTTAAGCCCATTCGCGGCCAACGCGTTCAAGGTATTCCGTTTTCCACCGACGCTTTTATGTACATCGTCCAGAATGGCACACATCAATCTGTGACTGATACTCGTAAGACTACCAAAAAGGTAGTAGCTTCGGTCCCCACTACCGAATTAACATCGCCAGCTACAACTGAAAACCGTTCGAACTCTTCTATCAATATACCTCAAGTAAAGAATTCCGTTGTGGGAAAATTACTTGAATTAGCCACCAGTAATAACTGTGACTATATTCTTCCGGATGCGGAAAAAACAGTTTGCAATCGTAATAGCTGCATTCTACAAATAGCCCGTCTCAAATCAGAATTAAACCAAAAGTCTATTGCTTTGGAATCTTGTAACAGTGAGTTAGCCAACTTGAGGGCAGAATTGAACAAAGCAAACGAATACGTAAGCAATTTGAGAGCACAATTGGAAGAGAATACTCACACATTGTGCTCTTACCTAGCGGCAAGTTCGCACATAAATTATGAGTAA
- the LOC130690545 gene encoding tyrosine--tRNA ligase, cytoplasmic-like has product MGSLDTKAIMTPSEKKHLITRNLQEVLGEEKITEILAKRDLKLYWGTATTGKPHVAYFLPMSKIGDFLKAGCEVTILFADLHAYLDNMKAPWELLALRTQYYEHAIKAMLTSLKVPLEKLKFIKGSEYQLSKEYTLDMYRLSSLVTEHDAKKAGAEVVKQVGNPLLSGLMYPGLQALDEEYLKVDAQFGGVDQRKIFTYADKYLPQLGYSKRAHLMNPMIPGLTGAKMSSSEEDSKIDLLDSAASVKKKMKKAFCEPGKVENNGVLAFAKYVLFPLLNAGEGFLIQRGADNGGDVEYTTYEQMESDFSQALLHPGDLKAAVEVRLNALLEPIRKIFEAPELVKLVKDAYPPPAKVSKTAAATDDVVAPHRLDIRVGKIVEVNKHPEAETLYVEKIDLGESSGPRTIVSGLVNFVPQSEMLNRMVIVLTNLKPAKMRGIESAGMVLCASSDEPRQCEPLDVPTGSQPGDRVLVEGYETGEPDAVLNPKKKVWEKLQEDFRVSASGNAEWQGNSLLTPHGPVTAKTLKSVPIK; this is encoded by the exons atgggctCCCTGGACACAAAGGCTATTATGACACcatcagaaaagaaacatttgatAACTCGGAACCTACAAGAGGTTCTTGGTGAAGAAAAGATTACCGAAATTCTTGCCAAACGAGATCTAAAGCTATATTGGGGAACAGCCACAACTGGGAAGCCCCATGTAGCTTATTTCCTGCCAATGAGTAAAATTGGTGATTTTCTAAAAGCTGGATGTGAG GTCACTATTTTGTTTGCTGACCTTCATGCCTATCTTGACAATATGAAAGCACCTTGGGAACTACTTGCTCTTCGTACTCAATACTATGAACATGCCATTAAAGCAATGCTTACTTCCTTGAAAGTTCCACTTGAAAAGCTCAAGTTTATTAAAGGGTCTGAATATCAATTAAGCAA GGAATACACCTTAGACATGTACAGGTTATCTTCATTGGTCACTGAGCATGATGCCAAGAAAGCTGGAGCAGAAGTAGTGAAGCAAGTAGGCAATCCTTTGCTCTCTGGATTAATGTATCCTG GTTTACAAGCATTAGATGAGGAATACTTGAAGGTAGACGCACAATTTGGAGGTGTGGATCAGAGGAAAATTTTTACATATGCGGACAAATACTTGCCCCAGTTAGGATATTCTAAACGTGCCCACCTCATGAATCCAATGA TTCCTGGCCTTACTGGAGCCAAAATGTCGTCATCCGAGGAAGACAGTAAAATTGACTTGCTCGATTCGGCCGCTAGTGttaaaaagaagatgaagaaggcTTTCTGCGAGCCAGGAAAAGTTGAAAACAACGGCGTGTTGGCATTTGCGAAATATGTTTTGTTTCCACTGCTGAACGCTGGTGAAG GATTCCTTATTCAACGTGGTGCAGACAATGGTGGTGACGTTGAATATACTACCTATGAGCAGATGGAGTCTGACTTTTCCCAAGCACTGCTTCATCCGGGTGATTTGAAAGCAGCAGTTGAAGTGCGCCTTAATGCTTTGTTAGAGCCGATTCGAAAAATCTTTGAAGCCCCTGAGCTGGTGAAATTAGTCAAAGATGCTTATCCTCCTCCGGCGAAGGTGTCTAAGACAGCTGCTGCTACTGACGATGTTGTGGCGCCTCATCGTCTCGACATCCGAGTGGGAAAGATCGTCGAGGTTAATAAACATCCGGAAGCAGAAACTCtttatgttgaaaaaattgatcTGG GTGAATCTTCCGGCCCCCGTACAATTGTCAGCGGCCTTGTTAATTTCGTACCTCAATCAGAGATGCTCAACCGAATGGTTATAGTGCTGACCAACTTGAAACCTGCCAAGATGAGAGGTATTGAATCAGCAGGAATGGTTCTTTGTGCATCCAG TGATGAACCTCGGCAATGTGAACCACTTGATGTACCCACCGGCAGCCAGCCGGGAGATCGAGTGTTGGTGGAAGGTTATGAGACTGGTGAACCAGACGCTGTGCTCAATCCAAAGAAAAAGGTATGGGAAAAACTTCAAGAAGATTTTCGTGTAAGCGCCAGTGGAAATGCTGAATGGCAGGGTAATTCTTTGCTAACCCCACACGGTCCCGTCACAGCAAAAACTTTGAAAAGTGTTCCCATCAAATGA
- the LOC130690582 gene encoding uncharacterized protein LOC130690582, producing the protein MEVSKKKPAAGVPAAKEPAPTLASGKYTFSKAEALRRYLSRKQARSGKRVSKAKRDEQKKKPKFVEKPFNKGTRIVSLKKRPNNYPCKNHSKPRSKVPKKVGAPKVRKSLQPGTILILLAGIHRGKRVVLLKALKSGLLLVTGPYKINRVPIRRVHQKFVIATSTRLNIESVKIPDTINDAYFRRIREKRAKKAEGDIFAKKKKTYKVSATRKADQITVDKQLLRAIRPHPDRKILLNYLKSRFGLSTGQYPHTLKF; encoded by the exons ATGGAGGTCTCCAAGAAGAAGCCAGCTGCAGGCGTACCGGCTGCCAAAGAGCCAGCCCCTACTTTGGCGAGCGGAAAATACACATTCTCCAAAGCTGAAGCTCTTCGCCGCTATCTCTCGAGAAAGCAGGCAAGGTCCGGAAAAAGAGTTTCCAAAGCCAAGCGCGACGAG caaaagaagaagcccAAATTTGTTGAGAAGCCATTCAACAAGGGTACCAGGATTGTTAGCTTGAAGAAGAGACCCAACAACTATCCCTGCAAAAACCA CTCAAAGCCCAGGTCCAAAGTTCCCAAGAAGGTTGGAGCCCCCAAGGTACGCAAGTCCCTTCAGCCTGGTACCATCCTCATTCTCTTGGCTGGAATCCATCGAGGAAAGCGTGTTGTGCTTCTCAAGGCCTTGAAATCTGGACTTCTGCTTGTTACTG GACCATACAAGATAAACCGCGTCCCCATCCGTCGTGTCCACCAGAAGTTCGTGATTGCCACAAGCACCCGGCTTAACATCGAAAGTGTCAAGATTCCCGACACAATCAACGATGCTTACTTCCGCCGCATTCGCGAAAAACGCGCCAAGAAAGCTGAGGGTGATATCTTCgctaagaagaagaag ACCTACAAGGTCTCGGCCACTCGCAAAGCTGACCAGATAACGGTCGACAAACAACTCCTCCGGGCTATTAGACCTCATCCCGACAGAAAAATCCTCTTGAATTACTTGAAGTCGCGTTTTGGTTTGTCCACCGGCCAATATCCCCACACgcttaaattttaa